atCCCTCCCTCTATTGGTAAATAACATGGCATAACTAAATAAGGCTTTCCTCCCCCAAAATCCACGTCATAAAATGGAGACTTCAACCAACTATTAACTTCTAGATTAGGGCACAAAATTAACGCATTCTCATCTACAGTGGGAACAAGATCTTCCTTCTCTACCTTATAGGAAGCAAAGTCGATGAAAGATTTGAAGTAACTATCATCCACATTTACAATCGCATCATGAATTAGCTTAGCTGCATACGAGATCGGTTCAGACACAAGATCTTTAACCTTAGTTGTTGGAAATGCCCAAAGCACCAGATTTCCAAAGTATTCATTAGGTATTTTTGGATCCATTCTCATCCTACCATTCACCGAAATTCTCACATGAGTTTTCTCAAACCCGCCAAGTCCACGAGCCTTCGTTATCATTCGCCATAAATGAGCAACTAAGCTTTCAAATGTGCTGTATGATTTGTTCTCTAACAACACCGAAGCTTTTGCtttcaacttggaaataaagtCCAGAGTAAAATGAACTTTATGAACAATAATATCATCCACATTGATATGATCATCAATATAATTAAGATGATCATTGATCAGTGTTTTGCTCTTAAACTCTACTCCTTTATGCTCAAACTTGAAATCCGGAGGGTTTCGAGGACTAAAAATGGTTCGATTAAGAATTGAAAGATCAATGTCTAATCCGCGGCTAGCACTTCCCCAAGCAACCAAGAAATTGCCAACAGAATTACCATCAGCAACTAAATGATGGCATGTGAAACCAATCACCAATGAACCACATGTGAACCTTGTGAGCTGAACTTGAATAAGCTCTTCTACATCTTTCAAGCTCGGGTGAAGGTTAAGTAAGGCCGGAGATGGCTTCAATGGCATGACTTCATCCAGCGTGCTATCGAGCGTTGCTTCGACGAATTTCACCCCTTTATCATTGAGAAGAATATGATGATATCCTTTCTCATTTTCTCCTAATCTTCCAGCTAATTCTCTATATTGAGACAAAGCTCTTTGGAGGCCAAGCTCAATGGCTTCATTAGGTGGAGTGGGAGAACAATAGGCATAAATGATTGCCATTTGAGTGTTGTAATTGACCTTATCAAAGACAGTTAAAGGAATAGATTGTGAAGTTGAAGGAGTAATGCCTTTGTAAATTGGCTTGATGCTTCTTATGCTATCTATTTTAACCTTCATTTTTATATAGGAACTTTGTGAAGCAAATATTGTTTAGAAGATAAAATGCTCCAAGCACAtgcccatatatatatacatatattatacaTTTTTTTGTCAATATATTATAGAgttaattcaaaaaaaaaactcatgtggttacatttttttttttcagacgGAGgactgtgatttttttttttgtcaaaacaaggacCGTGCTTGTCGACATTTACAAATCGATGACTTCTAGGTTGATATTGCCAAATTTGATCCGTAACGAtatcgaaatgaaaattttcaagaatttaatgatattttaagcaactttaattcttcaactttttagttttggggtcatttaagtgttgtttgatGAGGGAAAAGAAAGTTAAGGTTTAGAGAGAAAGTTTAAAAATGATGGTttctagaaataaaaaaatctgGTTCCGTAGTAAATGTGATACAAAAAAGTTCACGActttagaaataaataaaaaaatctatttttttttctaacatAAAAACCAAATCTATTTTAACTTCTTTggaaaaaagaaattatatataatttatcttaATACTTGATTCATGACTCATCAAATATCCTTGGTTTCTcttccaattaaaattttttacAACACTAAATGTCTAaacattcatttaaaaaaattaataattagaaACCAACATTATATATCTTTAATGTAGTTATTTGAAATCGtactatttttcttcttttggaaAATGGTTGGTTATTAAAATTGTTGCATTTTTATTGAAAAAGTATTTCCAT
The window above is part of the Euphorbia lathyris chromosome 3, ddEupLath1.1, whole genome shotgun sequence genome. Proteins encoded here:
- the LOC136222074 gene encoding agmatine coumaroyltransferase-1-like — translated: MKVKIDSIRSIKPIYKGITPSTSQSIPLTVFDKVNYNTQMAIIYAYCSPTPPNEAIELGLQRALSQYRELAGRLGENEKGYHHILLNDKGVKFVEATLDSTLDEVMPLKPSPALLNLHPSLKDVEELIQVQLTRFTCGSLVIGFTCHHLVADGNSVGNFLVAWGSASRGLDIDLSILNRTIFSPRNPPDFKFEHKGVEFKSKTLINDHLNYIDDHINVDDIIVHKVHFTLDFISKLKAKASVLLENKSYSTFESLVAHLWRMITKARGLGGFEKTHVRISVNGRMRMDPKIPNEYFGNLVLWAFPTTKVKDLVSEPISYAAKLIHDAIVNVDDSYFKSFIDFASYKVEKEDLVPTVDENALILCPNLEVNSWLKSPFYDVDFGGGKPYLVMPCYLPIEGGIFLLPSFIGDGSIDAFVPLFHDNLVAFKQIVYSLN